From Acidothermus cellulolyticus 11B, a single genomic window includes:
- the nadC gene encoding carboxylating nicotinate-nucleotide diphosphorylase has product MTHAMPAPVRLPADIVQRLVDAGLDADHVHAVIHAALQEDRGGGVDVTSVAVVPADQRAVADVVARAAGVIAGLPIAAATFVVAGDDQVEVEFLAADGEQVPAGARLLTVSGPARSLLTAERTALNFLAHLSGIATATARWVAEIAGTGAVIRDTRKTTPGLRMLEKYAVRCGGGENHRMSLADAALIKDNHIMAAGGISEAFARVRAMFPEVPVEVECDTLPQVAEAVRAGAQLVLLDNMPPAMVRQAVAMVRDLGAAGRCRLEVSGGLTLAQARAVAETGVQYLAVGSITHSAPVLDVGLDFRAVGSGPPAVG; this is encoded by the coding sequence ATGACGCACGCCATGCCTGCGCCGGTACGCCTACCGGCCGACATCGTGCAGCGCCTCGTCGACGCCGGCCTCGATGCCGACCACGTGCACGCTGTGATTCACGCCGCCCTGCAAGAGGATCGCGGCGGGGGCGTTGACGTGACGAGCGTCGCCGTCGTCCCCGCCGATCAGCGGGCGGTGGCGGACGTGGTTGCCCGGGCCGCCGGGGTGATAGCGGGGCTGCCGATTGCCGCGGCAACGTTCGTCGTGGCCGGTGACGATCAGGTCGAGGTCGAGTTCCTGGCCGCGGACGGCGAGCAGGTGCCGGCGGGGGCGCGGCTACTCACGGTGTCTGGTCCGGCGCGGTCCCTCCTGACGGCGGAGCGCACCGCGTTGAACTTCCTGGCTCACCTCTCCGGCATTGCCACCGCGACGGCCCGCTGGGTCGCCGAAATTGCCGGGACGGGTGCGGTGATTCGCGATACGCGGAAGACCACGCCCGGATTGCGGATGCTGGAGAAATACGCCGTCCGATGCGGCGGGGGTGAGAATCACCGGATGTCGCTCGCCGACGCTGCGCTCATCAAGGACAACCACATCATGGCTGCCGGGGGGATTTCCGAGGCGTTCGCGCGAGTCCGGGCGATGTTTCCCGAGGTTCCGGTGGAAGTGGAATGTGACACCCTGCCGCAGGTTGCGGAAGCCGTGCGCGCCGGAGCGCAGCTTGTACTCCTCGACAATATGCCTCCCGCGATGGTGCGTCAGGCGGTTGCCATGGTTCGTGACCTTGGCGCCGCCGGCCGCTGCCGCCTTGAAGTGAGCGGCGGACTGACGCTTGCCCAGGCGCGCGCCGTCGCGGAGACCGGTGTGCAGTACCTCGCGGTCGGGTCGATTACCCATTCAGCGCCGGTCCTTGACGTAGGGCTCGATTTTCGGGCTGTGGGCAGCGGCCCGCCGGCCGTCGGTTGA
- a CDS encoding type III pantothenate kinase, with product MLLVIDIGNTHTVLGLFSGDTLVDHWRVATDARRTADELGFLIRGLLGQARRADGITGVSCCSTVPAALREVRTMSARWFPDAPLVVVEPGIRTGVPVLYDNPREVGADRIVNTLAAFTLHGGPAIVVDFGTSTNFDVVSARGEFLGGVLAPGIDISIDALASRAAQLVKVQVAKPRSVIGKNTVEALQAGIVYGFAAQVDGIVTRIAEQLPSRPVVIATGGLAPVVLDECRTVDVHDPWLTLTGLRLIFERNVPE from the coding sequence GTGTTGCTTGTCATTGATATCGGGAATACGCACACGGTTCTTGGCCTGTTCAGCGGTGACACGCTGGTCGACCATTGGCGCGTGGCGACCGATGCCCGCCGTACCGCCGACGAACTTGGATTTCTCATCCGTGGCTTGCTGGGTCAGGCGCGCCGCGCGGACGGCATCACCGGGGTGTCATGCTGCTCGACCGTTCCGGCCGCCTTGCGTGAAGTGCGCACGATGAGCGCACGCTGGTTTCCGGACGCGCCGCTCGTCGTGGTCGAACCGGGAATTCGCACCGGCGTACCGGTGCTCTACGACAATCCGCGGGAGGTGGGGGCCGACCGGATTGTCAATACGCTGGCGGCATTCACACTGCACGGCGGTCCTGCGATCGTCGTGGATTTCGGGACGTCGACCAATTTCGACGTCGTCTCGGCGCGCGGGGAGTTCCTTGGCGGGGTGTTGGCGCCCGGTATTGACATCTCCATCGACGCATTGGCGTCCCGGGCGGCGCAGCTGGTGAAGGTGCAGGTCGCGAAACCCCGGTCGGTCATCGGCAAGAACACGGTCGAGGCCTTGCAGGCCGGGATCGTTTACGGTTTTGCGGCGCAAGTTGACGGAATCGTCACGCGAATCGCGGAGCAGTTGCCGAGCCGCCCGGTGGTCATTGCCACCGGCGGCCTCGCGCCGGTCGTCCTGGATGAATGCCGTACCGTCGATGTCCACGATCCATGGCTGACACTCACGGGTTTACGGCTCATCTTCGAGCGCAATGTCCCCGAGTAG
- the lysS gene encoding lysine--tRNA ligase, with translation MTSHSQPLEPDDFDVPEQFRVRREKLARIRAEGLDPYPVGFPRTAFIAEIRAAYGDLPPDTFTGQHASIAGRLMLSRIGGKLCFGVLRDGSGDLQIMLSAQKVGDRALALWKSLVDLGDHIGVHGEIITSRSGELSILADSWSFTSKALRPLPEKHKGLTDPEARIRRRYVDLIVNSRARSMVHIRAAVLRSLRDTLSRRGYLEVETPVLQLVHGGAAARPFRTHLNAFDLPLYLRIALELPLKRLVVGGLERVYEIGRVFRNEGVDSSHSPEFTELEAYEAYGDYDTMADLVRELVLDAAKAIDAVQVLGSSGDVIDLAGPWRTVTVHQAVSEAVGEEITVDTPAAVLHQIAARYNVPVPPAAEHGEVVCELFEKVAQPAIVQPTFVRDFPASVRPLARPHRTDPRLAEAWDLIINGIELAPAYSELVDPVEQRRRLTEQSVRAAGGDPEAMQLDEDFLQALEYGAPPMGGLGLGVDRLLMLLTGSGIRDVILFPLVRPE, from the coding sequence GTGACCAGTCACAGCCAACCACTCGAGCCGGACGATTTCGACGTCCCGGAGCAGTTTCGGGTCCGCCGGGAAAAGCTTGCGCGGATCCGCGCGGAGGGCCTGGATCCGTATCCGGTCGGCTTTCCCCGGACCGCCTTTATTGCAGAGATTCGCGCGGCGTACGGCGATCTGCCGCCCGATACCTTCACCGGTCAACACGCCTCGATCGCCGGGCGGTTGATGCTGTCCCGGATCGGCGGCAAACTCTGCTTCGGCGTGCTGCGGGATGGTTCCGGTGACCTGCAAATAATGCTCTCGGCACAGAAGGTGGGTGACCGCGCGCTGGCGCTCTGGAAGAGCCTTGTCGATCTCGGCGATCACATCGGCGTGCACGGTGAGATCATCACCTCGCGGAGCGGCGAGTTGTCGATTCTCGCCGACTCGTGGTCGTTCACGAGCAAGGCGCTCCGGCCGTTGCCGGAGAAGCACAAGGGTTTGACCGATCCCGAGGCGCGGATTCGCCGTCGGTACGTCGATCTCATCGTGAATTCCCGGGCGCGGTCGATGGTCCACATCCGTGCCGCCGTGTTGCGCTCCCTCCGGGACACTCTGAGCCGGCGCGGATACCTCGAGGTCGAGACCCCTGTCCTCCAGCTGGTGCACGGAGGCGCGGCTGCGCGGCCGTTCCGCACCCATCTCAATGCCTTCGACCTGCCCTTGTATCTGCGGATCGCCCTCGAGCTGCCGCTCAAACGCCTGGTCGTCGGCGGCTTGGAACGCGTCTACGAAATCGGCCGGGTCTTTCGCAACGAAGGGGTCGATTCGTCGCACAGCCCGGAATTCACCGAACTGGAGGCGTACGAGGCCTACGGTGATTACGACACGATGGCTGACCTCGTTCGTGAGCTCGTACTTGACGCGGCGAAGGCAATCGACGCGGTTCAGGTGCTGGGTTCATCCGGTGATGTCATCGATCTGGCCGGTCCGTGGCGCACCGTCACGGTGCATCAGGCGGTCTCCGAGGCCGTCGGTGAAGAAATCACCGTCGACACCCCGGCTGCGGTGCTCCATCAGATCGCGGCGCGATACAACGTACCGGTTCCTCCGGCGGCGGAGCATGGCGAGGTTGTCTGCGAGCTCTTCGAGAAGGTCGCCCAGCCGGCGATCGTCCAGCCGACATTCGTTCGTGACTTTCCGGCTTCCGTTCGCCCATTGGCCCGGCCGCATCGGACGGATCCTCGGCTGGCCGAAGCGTGGGATCTCATCATCAACGGCATAGAGCTGGCCCCGGCCTACTCCGAGCTTGTCGATCCGGTCGAGCAGCGCCGGCGGTTGACCGAGCAGTCGGTCCGTGCCGCCGGTGGAGATCCGGAGGCAATGCAATTGGACGAGGATTTCCTGCAGGCCCTGGAGTACGGCGCGCCGCCGATGGGCGGGTTGGGGCTTGGGGTGGACCGCCTGCTGATGCTGCTCACCGGATCGGGTATCCGGGACGTCATCCTCTTCCCCCTCGTCCGGCCCGAATAG
- a CDS encoding amino-acid N-acetyltransferase, with translation MPAPDTTNSAGTQAGDVQIRKARTADVKGIRRILDTYAPQGVLLDKAMVTLYEDIQEFWVADLHGSVIGCGALHVMWEDLAEVRTLAVEPSWRGRGIGHRLLERLLTTARELGVRRVFCLTFEVDFFAAHGFVEIQGSPVPPEVYEELLRSYDEGVAEFLDLERVKPNILGNHRMLCYLA, from the coding sequence TTGCCGGCGCCCGACACCACGAACTCCGCGGGGACTCAGGCCGGCGACGTGCAGATCCGTAAGGCGCGGACTGCCGACGTCAAGGGCATTCGGCGGATTCTTGACACGTATGCGCCGCAGGGGGTGCTGTTGGACAAGGCCATGGTCACCCTCTACGAGGACATTCAGGAATTCTGGGTGGCGGATCTGCACGGCAGTGTGATCGGTTGTGGCGCGTTGCACGTCATGTGGGAGGATTTGGCGGAGGTTCGTACGCTCGCCGTGGAGCCGTCGTGGCGTGGACGCGGCATCGGCCACCGTCTTCTTGAGCGTCTGCTGACGACCGCGCGGGAGCTGGGGGTTCGTCGGGTCTTCTGCCTCACGTTTGAAGTTGATTTCTTCGCGGCGCACGGATTTGTCGAGATTCAAGGCTCGCCGGTCCCGCCGGAGGTCTATGAGGAGCTGCTCCGCTCATACGACGAGGGGGTCGCGGAGTTTCTTGATCTCGAGCGCGTGAAGCCCAACATCCTCGGCAACCACCGAATGCTCTGTTATCTGGCCTAG
- a CDS encoding histone-like nucleoid-structuring protein Lsr2 — protein sequence MARQEVVTLVDDLDGSAAEETIRFGLDGETYEIDLSRSNARKLRDALAPYINVARRVRGRGPAAGRRGRRKAAAAAPRKRAAAKKTTTRGRRTSRTTAAASAADIRAWAKSKGIPVNERGRISAEVIEAYNAAH from the coding sequence GTGGCACGTCAAGAAGTGGTAACTCTGGTCGATGACCTCGACGGGAGCGCCGCAGAAGAAACCATCCGGTTCGGCCTGGATGGTGAAACCTACGAGATCGATCTGAGCCGCAGCAATGCCCGCAAATTGCGGGACGCGCTCGCGCCGTACATCAACGTGGCGCGCCGGGTGCGGGGACGCGGACCGGCGGCCGGGCGCCGCGGTCGCCGGAAGGCGGCTGCCGCCGCGCCGCGGAAGCGGGCTGCAGCGAAGAAGACCACGACGCGTGGCCGTCGTACCAGCCGTACGACGGCAGCCGCCTCCGCCGCGGACATTCGCGCCTGGGCCAAGTCGAAGGGCATTCCGGTGAACGAGCGCGGGCGTATCTCAG